From Microlunatus capsulatus, a single genomic window includes:
- a CDS encoding cobyric acid synthase, with the protein MSASGLLVAGTSSDAGKSLVVTGLCRALARRGVSVAPFKAQNMSNNSAVCADGAEIGRAQYLQAQAARVAPESAMNPVLLKPGSDRRSHVVVRGRPAGILEAGQYATGRRHLAEAAWAAYEELAARFDLVVCEGAGSPAEINLRAGDYVNLGLARRFGLPCVVVGDIDRGGVFASLYGTVALLEPEDRAVVRAFLVNKFRGDPDVLQPGLDALTRRTGVPFVGVLPWLTGVWLDAEDTLEVGAWRRSDPRPGALRVAVARLPRVSNLTDVEALAAEPGVDVLVTTDPDVVAGADLVVLPGSRATVSDLGWLRTTGLAAVLAERAARGRPVLGICGGYQMLAARIDDPVESGAGPVEGLGLLPTRVAFAEEKVLGRPVGAWRGHRVEAYEIHHGLAALDDGAEPFLDGARAGAVWGTMWHGTCENDAFRRAWLAEVAAAAGSSWTPQPGAPGYADRREAMVETLADAVDAHVDLDLLLTGTRVTLPAARTGVAS; encoded by the coding sequence GTGAGCGCCTCGGGTCTGCTGGTCGCCGGCACGTCGTCCGACGCCGGCAAGTCCCTCGTGGTCACCGGGCTGTGCCGGGCGCTGGCCCGGCGCGGGGTCTCCGTCGCCCCGTTCAAGGCGCAGAACATGAGCAACAACTCGGCCGTCTGCGCCGACGGCGCCGAGATCGGCCGGGCGCAGTACCTGCAGGCCCAGGCGGCCCGCGTCGCGCCGGAGTCGGCGATGAACCCGGTGCTGCTCAAGCCGGGCTCGGACCGCCGCTCGCACGTCGTCGTCCGCGGCCGGCCGGCCGGGATCCTGGAGGCCGGGCAGTACGCCACCGGGCGCCGGCACCTGGCCGAGGCGGCCTGGGCGGCGTACGAGGAGCTGGCCGCGCGGTTCGACCTCGTCGTCTGCGAGGGCGCCGGTTCGCCGGCCGAGATCAACCTGCGGGCGGGCGACTACGTCAACCTGGGCCTGGCCCGGCGGTTCGGGCTGCCCTGCGTCGTCGTCGGCGACATCGACCGCGGCGGCGTCTTCGCCTCGCTCTACGGCACCGTCGCCCTGCTGGAGCCGGAGGACCGCGCCGTCGTCCGCGCCTTCCTCGTCAACAAGTTCCGCGGCGACCCCGACGTCCTGCAGCCCGGCCTGGACGCGCTCACCCGCCGCACCGGCGTGCCCTTCGTCGGCGTCCTGCCCTGGCTGACCGGCGTCTGGCTGGACGCCGAGGACACCCTGGAGGTGGGCGCCTGGCGCCGCTCGGACCCCCGGCCCGGCGCCCTGCGGGTGGCCGTCGCCCGGCTGCCGCGCGTCTCCAACCTCACCGACGTCGAGGCGCTGGCCGCCGAGCCGGGCGTCGACGTGCTCGTCACCACCGACCCCGACGTCGTGGCCGGCGCCGACCTCGTCGTGCTGCCCGGTTCGCGGGCCACCGTCTCCGACCTCGGCTGGCTGCGGACGACCGGGCTGGCGGCGGTGCTGGCCGAGCGGGCGGCGCGCGGACGGCCCGTGCTGGGGATCTGCGGCGGCTACCAGATGCTCGCGGCCCGGATCGACGACCCGGTGGAGTCCGGGGCCGGCCCGGTCGAGGGCCTCGGGCTGCTGCCCACCCGGGTCGCGTTCGCCGAGGAGAAGGTGCTGGGCCGCCCCGTCGGCGCCTGGCGCGGCCACCGCGTCGAGGCCTACGAGATCCACCACGGGCTGGCCGCCCTGGACGACGGAGCCGAGCCCTTCCTCGACGGCGCCCGGGCCGGCGCGGTCTGGGGCACGATGTGGCACGGCACCTGCGAGAACGACGCCTTCCGGCGCGCCTGGCTCGCCGAGGTGGCCGCGGCCGCCGGGTCGAGCTGGACGCCGCAGCCGGGTGCCCCCGGCTACGCCGACCGGCGCGAGGCGATGGTCGAGACCCTGGCCGACGCCGTCGACGCCCACGTCGACCTCGACCTGCTGCTCACCGGCACCCGCGTCACCCTGCCCGCGGCCCGGACGGGGGTGGCATCGTGA
- the cobF gene encoding precorrin-6A synthase (deacetylating): MSVEVLVIGIGSGDPGHLTGEAAAAIRRVDLFLVADKGEVKSDLVTLRTALVQGVRGTGGYRVVEVPDPERGPDAQRDTAAYTAGVRDWHAARAARYAEVIRREVGPDGVVGFLVWGDPAFYDSTLRIVDSVAEHGVDLTTTVLPGISSLQLLAARHRLVLNGVGGSVHVTTGRRLLVEYRADLGDVVVMLDGTLTCARLLDAHPDLKIFWGAQLGLADEALVAGRLADVLDEIRSVRLRLRAERGWVMDTYLLRPGPASEPPG, encoded by the coding sequence GTGAGCGTCGAGGTGCTGGTCATCGGCATCGGCAGCGGCGACCCCGGCCACCTGACCGGCGAGGCCGCGGCCGCGATCCGCCGCGTCGACCTCTTCCTCGTCGCCGACAAGGGCGAGGTGAAGAGCGACCTGGTCACGCTGCGGACCGCGCTGGTGCAGGGCGTCCGGGGCACCGGGGGCTACCGGGTGGTCGAAGTGCCCGACCCCGAGCGCGGGCCGGACGCCCAGCGCGACACCGCCGCCTACACCGCCGGGGTCCGGGACTGGCACGCCGCCCGGGCCGCGCGCTACGCCGAGGTGATCCGCCGCGAGGTGGGCCCCGACGGCGTCGTCGGCTTCCTCGTCTGGGGCGACCCGGCCTTCTACGACTCGACGCTGCGGATCGTCGACTCGGTGGCCGAGCACGGCGTCGACCTGACGACCACGGTGCTGCCGGGGATCAGCAGCCTGCAGCTGCTCGCGGCCCGGCACCGGCTGGTGCTGAACGGCGTCGGCGGCTCGGTGCACGTGACGACGGGGCGCCGGCTGCTCGTGGAGTACCGCGCGGACCTCGGCGACGTCGTCGTCATGCTCGACGGCACGCTGACCTGCGCCCGGCTGCTGGACGCGCACCCCGACCTCAAGATCTTCTGGGGCGCCCAGCTGGGCCTGGCCGACGAGGCGCTGGTGGCCGGCCGGCTGGCCGACGTGCTGGACGAGATCCGTTCGGTCCGGCTCCGGCTGCGCGCCGAGCGCGGCTGGGTGATGGACACCTACCTGCTGCGGCCCGGCCCGGCGTCCGAACCGCCCGGCTGA
- a CDS encoding aldo/keto reductase encodes MPLAPTLTLRNGLAMPVVGLGTWPLRGADAAAAVRTALQAGYRLVDTAENYRNEDGVGQGLRDSGVPREDVVITTKLNKEWHGVDGVRQAWRASTERLGVDYLDVFMIHWPNPGQDRYVDAVRGLTALLEDGSIRAVGVSNFTPAHLRRVEEEAGLVPDVNQIQLSPYAARRAAQEYHRAHGIATESWSPIGGSGDGLRSDPVVAAVAEEVGRTPTQVVLRWHVQSGLVAVPKSGDPGRIAENLDVFGFELTDEQMARVDGLDRGEVDVADPDTFGH; translated from the coding sequence ATGCCGCTCGCCCCCACCCTCACCCTGCGGAACGGGCTCGCGATGCCCGTCGTCGGCCTGGGCACCTGGCCGCTGCGCGGCGCCGACGCGGCCGCCGCGGTGCGGACCGCGCTGCAGGCCGGGTACCGGCTGGTCGACACCGCCGAGAACTACCGCAACGAGGACGGCGTGGGCCAGGGCCTGCGCGACTCCGGGGTCCCGCGCGAGGACGTCGTCATCACCACCAAGCTCAACAAGGAGTGGCACGGCGTCGACGGCGTCCGCCAGGCCTGGCGGGCCAGCACCGAGCGGCTGGGCGTCGACTACCTCGACGTCTTCATGATCCACTGGCCGAACCCCGGCCAGGACCGCTACGTCGACGCCGTCCGCGGGCTGACCGCCCTGCTGGAGGACGGCTCGATCCGCGCGGTCGGCGTCTCCAACTTCACCCCTGCGCACCTGCGCCGGGTCGAGGAGGAGGCCGGGCTGGTGCCCGACGTCAACCAGATCCAGCTGAGCCCCTACGCCGCGCGCCGGGCCGCGCAGGAGTACCACCGCGCCCACGGCATCGCCACCGAGTCGTGGAGCCCCATCGGCGGCTCGGGCGACGGGCTGCGCTCCGACCCCGTCGTCGCCGCCGTCGCCGAGGAGGTCGGCCGCACGCCGACCCAGGTCGTGCTGCGCTGGCACGTGCAGAGCGGGCTGGTCGCGGTGCCGAAGTCGGGGGACCCCGGCCGGATCGCGGAGAACCTCGACGTCTTCGGCTTCGAGCTCACCGACGAGCAGATGGCGCGGGTCGACGGCCTGGACCGCGGCGAGGTCGACGTCGCCGACCCGGACACCTTCGGCCACTGA
- a CDS encoding DUF2283 domain-containing protein, translated as MRLRYDAEVDAAYLSLVDRDLRPGEAVRQSDVVSVPGGEGSVVLDVGADGRLLGVEVLGARAVLPPELLPPA; from the coding sequence GTGCGCCTCCGCTACGACGCCGAGGTCGACGCCGCCTACCTCAGCCTGGTCGACCGCGACCTCCGGCCCGGCGAGGCCGTGCGGCAGAGCGACGTCGTCAGCGTCCCGGGCGGGGAGGGCTCGGTGGTCCTGGACGTCGGCGCGGACGGCCGGCTGCTCGGCGTCGAGGTGCTGGGCGCCCGGGCGGTGCTCCCGCCCGAGCTGCTCCCGCCCGCCTGA
- a CDS encoding pyridoxamine 5'-phosphate oxidase family protein — MSLDLADLGDDVLTFLAERHLATLTNVRANGTPHVVPVGFTYEPATRLARVITSGESVKARLAGRPGAVGALCQVDRARWLTLSGLLHVERDPEVVADAERRYAERYRVPRENPLRVVLVMQVDRVLGRG, encoded by the coding sequence GTGAGCCTCGACCTCGCCGACCTCGGCGACGACGTCCTCACCTTCCTCGCCGAGCGGCACCTGGCCACGCTCACCAACGTCCGGGCGAACGGGACGCCGCACGTCGTCCCCGTCGGGTTCACCTACGAGCCGGCGACCCGGCTGGCCCGGGTGATCACCAGCGGGGAGTCGGTCAAGGCGCGGCTGGCCGGGCGGCCGGGGGCCGTCGGGGCGCTGTGCCAGGTGGACCGGGCCCGCTGGCTCACCCTGTCCGGGCTGCTGCACGTCGAGCGCGACCCCGAGGTCGTGGCCGACGCCGAGCGCCGCTACGCCGAGCGGTACCGCGTGCCGCGGGAGAACCCGCTCCGGGTCGTCCTGGTGATGCAGGTCGACCGCGTCCTCGGCCGGGGCTGA
- the cobN gene encoding cobaltochelatase subunit CobN — protein MTRIALVSTSDTDLLSARASGADYVYVNPTKTAHTEMAEVFAAADLIVARILGSAQSLCSGFARIRGEGQPMVVLGGEQAPDASLMELSTVPIGIAADAHVYLAQGGPENLAQLHAFLSDTVLLTGEGFEPPVAQPVWGELARPEPVAAEQVRPRVGILFYRAQQTAGNTAYVHALADAVDAAGGVGLPVFAASLRDAPADLLAHLGTLDALVTTVLAAGGTRPATASAGEDDGAWDVQALAALDIPILQGLCLTTPRAVWAESDEGMSPLDVATQVAVPEFDGRIITVPFSFKETDADGLPTYVPDLERCRRVAEIAVNHGRLRHLAPSERRIALVLSAYPTKHSRIGNAVGLDTPVSVIRLLRALREEGYDLGAPGDIPGTGPLEPVEGESADTTAGNALMHALIAAGGQDPEWLTSGQLSGQPARVPAATYRRWFADLPAELTDAVTAAWGEAPGELFVDTTRDADGEIVAATLQAGNVVILVQPPRGFGENPIAIYHDPDLAPTHHYLAVYGWLQHEFGAHAVVHVGKHGNLEWLPGKNMGMSAACGTDAALGSLPLVYPFLVNDPGEGTQAKRRAHATVVDHLIPPMARAESYGDIARLEQLLDEYGNVAAMDPAKVPALRGEIWTLIQAAQMDAELGLTDRPDDEAFDDFVMHVDGWLCEIKDVQIRDGLHVLGQVPQGDELVNLVLAVLRANQVFGGQVNGVPGLRTALGLTEGDAPLAQVDAVEEQARALVVALADRGWDAAAVPAVVDEVLGVENAGAAAALTFACLEVVPRLARTADEIGNTLHALAGGYVPAGPSGSPLRGLVNVLPTGRNFYSVDPKAIPSRLAYQTGQAMAESLVQRHLDDTGEYPQSVGLSVWGTSAMRTSGDDVAEVLALLGVVPVWDEASRRVTGLDVLPLAELGRPRIDVTVRISGFFRDAFPHVLAMLDDAVRLVADRDEPAEQNYVRAHAQADLAAHGDERRATTRIFGSKPGSYGAGILPLIEAGNWRDDADLAEVYTAWGGFAYGRDLDGAPAREDMEANYRRISIAAKNIDTREHDIADSDDYFQYHGGMVATVRALTGTAPKAYVGDSTVPEAVRTRTLGEETARVFRARVVNPRWIGAMQRHGYKGAFELAATVDYLFGFDATAGVVPDWMYAQLAESYVLDKVNQDFMKHANPWALRGIIEKLGEAAERGLWAEPDPELVEQMQQVYLDVEGDLEDRDQ, from the coding sequence ATGACGCGCATCGCCCTGGTCTCGACGTCGGACACCGACCTGCTGTCGGCGCGCGCGTCGGGCGCGGACTACGTGTACGTCAACCCGACGAAGACCGCGCACACCGAGATGGCCGAGGTCTTCGCGGCCGCCGACCTCATCGTCGCCCGCATCCTCGGCTCGGCCCAGTCGCTCTGCTCGGGCTTCGCCCGGATCCGCGGCGAGGGCCAGCCGATGGTCGTCCTCGGCGGGGAGCAGGCGCCCGACGCCTCGCTGATGGAGCTCTCGACGGTGCCCATCGGCATCGCCGCCGACGCCCACGTCTACCTGGCGCAGGGCGGGCCGGAGAACCTGGCCCAGCTGCACGCCTTCCTCTCCGACACCGTGCTGCTCACCGGCGAGGGCTTCGAGCCGCCCGTCGCCCAGCCGGTCTGGGGCGAGCTCGCCCGTCCCGAACCGGTGGCCGCGGAGCAGGTCCGGCCCCGCGTCGGGATCCTCTTCTACCGGGCGCAGCAGACGGCGGGGAACACCGCCTACGTGCACGCGCTGGCCGACGCCGTCGACGCGGCGGGCGGGGTAGGGCTGCCGGTCTTCGCCGCCTCGCTGCGCGACGCCCCGGCCGACCTGCTGGCCCACCTCGGCACCCTCGACGCCCTGGTCACCACGGTGCTGGCCGCGGGCGGCACCCGCCCGGCCACGGCGTCGGCCGGCGAGGACGACGGCGCCTGGGACGTGCAGGCGCTGGCCGCGCTGGACATCCCCATCCTGCAGGGCCTCTGCCTGACCACCCCGCGCGCGGTCTGGGCGGAGTCCGACGAGGGGATGAGCCCGCTGGACGTCGCGACCCAGGTCGCGGTGCCCGAGTTCGACGGCCGGATCATCACCGTCCCCTTCTCCTTCAAGGAGACCGACGCCGACGGCCTGCCCACCTACGTGCCCGACCTCGAGCGCTGCCGCCGGGTGGCCGAGATCGCCGTCAACCACGGCCGGCTCCGGCACCTCGCACCCAGCGAGCGGCGGATCGCCCTCGTGCTCTCGGCCTACCCCACCAAGCACTCCCGGATCGGCAACGCCGTCGGCCTCGACACCCCCGTCTCGGTCATCCGGCTGCTCCGCGCCCTCCGCGAGGAGGGCTACGACCTCGGGGCCCCCGGCGACATCCCCGGCACCGGTCCGCTGGAGCCGGTCGAGGGCGAGTCGGCCGACACCACCGCGGGCAACGCGCTCATGCACGCCCTCATCGCCGCCGGCGGCCAGGACCCGGAGTGGCTGACGTCGGGCCAGCTGTCCGGGCAGCCGGCCCGGGTGCCGGCCGCCACCTACCGGCGCTGGTTCGCCGACCTGCCGGCCGAGCTGACCGACGCCGTCACCGCGGCCTGGGGCGAGGCGCCGGGCGAGCTGTTCGTCGACACGACCCGCGACGCCGACGGCGAGATCGTGGCCGCGACGCTGCAGGCCGGGAACGTCGTCATCCTCGTGCAGCCGCCCCGCGGCTTCGGGGAGAACCCGATCGCGATCTACCACGACCCCGACCTCGCGCCCACCCACCACTACCTCGCCGTCTACGGCTGGCTGCAGCACGAGTTCGGCGCCCACGCCGTCGTCCACGTGGGCAAGCACGGCAACCTCGAGTGGCTGCCGGGCAAGAACATGGGCATGTCGGCGGCCTGCGGGACCGACGCGGCGCTGGGCTCGCTGCCGCTGGTCTACCCCTTCCTGGTCAACGACCCGGGCGAGGGCACGCAGGCCAAGCGCCGCGCCCACGCCACCGTCGTCGACCACCTCATCCCGCCGATGGCCCGCGCCGAGTCCTACGGCGACATCGCCCGGCTGGAGCAGCTGCTGGACGAGTACGGCAACGTCGCGGCGATGGACCCGGCCAAGGTCCCGGCGCTCCGCGGCGAGATCTGGACGCTGATCCAGGCCGCCCAGATGGACGCCGAGCTGGGCCTCACCGACCGCCCCGACGACGAGGCCTTCGACGACTTCGTCATGCACGTCGACGGCTGGTTGTGCGAGATCAAGGACGTGCAGATCCGCGACGGGCTGCACGTGCTGGGGCAGGTGCCCCAGGGCGACGAGCTGGTCAACCTCGTGCTCGCCGTGCTCCGGGCCAACCAGGTGTTCGGCGGCCAGGTCAACGGCGTGCCGGGGCTGCGCACCGCCCTCGGGCTCACCGAGGGCGACGCCCCGCTCGCGCAGGTCGACGCCGTCGAGGAGCAGGCCCGCGCCCTCGTCGTCGCCCTCGCCGACCGGGGCTGGGACGCCGCCGCCGTGCCCGCCGTCGTCGACGAGGTCCTGGGCGTCGAGAACGCCGGGGCGGCGGCCGCGCTGACCTTCGCCTGCCTCGAGGTCGTGCCGCGGCTGGCCCGGACCGCCGACGAGATCGGCAACACCCTGCACGCGCTGGCCGGCGGCTACGTCCCGGCCGGGCCCTCGGGCTCCCCGCTCCGCGGCCTCGTCAACGTGCTGCCCACCGGGCGCAACTTCTACTCGGTCGACCCCAAGGCCATCCCCTCGCGGCTGGCCTACCAGACCGGTCAGGCGATGGCCGAGTCGCTGGTCCAGCGCCACCTCGACGACACGGGGGAGTACCCGCAGTCGGTCGGGCTGTCGGTGTGGGGCACGTCGGCCATGCGCACCTCCGGCGACGACGTGGCCGAGGTGCTCGCGCTGCTCGGCGTCGTCCCCGTCTGGGACGAGGCGTCGCGCCGGGTGACCGGCCTGGACGTGCTGCCGCTGGCCGAGCTGGGCCGGCCGCGGATCGACGTCACGGTGCGGATCTCCGGCTTCTTCCGCGACGCGTTCCCGCACGTGCTGGCCATGCTCGACGACGCCGTCCGGCTGGTCGCCGACCGGGACGAGCCGGCCGAGCAGAACTACGTCCGCGCCCACGCGCAGGCCGACCTGGCCGCGCACGGCGACGAGCGCCGGGCCACCACCCGCATCTTCGGCTCCAAGCCCGGCTCCTACGGGGCGGGCATCCTGCCGCTGATCGAGGCGGGCAACTGGCGCGACGACGCCGACCTGGCCGAGGTCTACACGGCCTGGGGAGGCTTCGCCTACGGCCGCGACCTCGACGGCGCCCCGGCCCGGGAGGACATGGAGGCCAACTACCGGCGGATCAGCATCGCGGCCAAGAACATCGACACCCGCGAGCACGACATCGCCGACTCCGACGACTACTTCCAGTACCACGGGGGCATGGTCGCGACGGTCCGGGCGCTGACCGGGACGGCGCCCAAGGCCTACGTCGGCGACTCGACCGTCCCCGAGGCCGTCCGCACCCGCACCCTGGGCGAGGAGACGGCCCGGGTGTTCCGCGCCCGGGTGGTCAACCCGCGCTGGATCGGGGCCATGCAGCGGCACGGCTACAAGGGCGCCTTCGAGCTGGCCGCCACCGTCGACTACCTCTTCGGCTTCGACGCCACCGCCGGCGTGGTGCCCGACTGGATGTACGCGCAGCTGGCCGAGAGCTACGTGCTGGACAAGGTCAACCAGGACTTCATGAAGCACGCCAACCCGTGGGCGCTGCGCGGGATCATCGAGAAGCTGGGCGAGGCGGCCGAGCGGGGGCTGTGGGCCGAGCCCGACCCCGAGCTGGTGGAGCAGATGCAGCAGGTCTACCTCGACGTCGAGGGCGACCTCGAGGACCGCGACCAGTGA
- a CDS encoding pyridoxamine 5'-phosphate oxidase family protein: protein MTSDPTPVQKIAELAKGIDFAMLTTVDETGAFVSRPMAQQDTDFDGNLWFLSSKSSRKVEHISAQPRVGVALTSRDVWVSVSGTAEVLTDPDKAEELWSPQMEGWFPQGPRDDSVVVVKVTGETAEYWDTPGGLVASVLSLVKVKTTGERYQGNENEVVEL, encoded by the coding sequence ATGACCTCCGACCCCACCCCCGTCCAGAAGATCGCCGAGCTGGCGAAGGGCATCGACTTCGCCATGCTCACCACCGTCGACGAGACCGGCGCCTTCGTCAGCCGCCCGATGGCCCAGCAGGACACCGACTTCGACGGGAACCTCTGGTTCCTCTCCTCGAAGAGCTCGCGCAAGGTGGAGCACATCAGCGCGCAGCCGCGGGTCGGCGTGGCCCTGACCTCGCGCGACGTCTGGGTGTCGGTGAGCGGGACCGCCGAGGTCCTCACCGACCCGGACAAGGCCGAGGAGCTGTGGTCCCCGCAGATGGAGGGCTGGTTCCCCCAGGGCCCGCGCGACGACTCGGTCGTCGTGGTCAAGGTGACCGGCGAGACGGCCGAGTACTGGGACACCCCCGGCGGCCTGGTCGCGTCGGTGCTGAGCCTGGTCAAGGTCAAGACGACCGGCGAGCGCTACCAGGGCAACGAGAACGAGGTCGTCGAGCTCTGA
- a CDS encoding NAD-dependent epimerase/dehydratase family protein, whose product MNIFLTGGTGYIGSALLPRLVERGHQVTAAVRSEASAEKVSGLGATPVTGDLTDATWVAAQLARVDGAVHTASPGDASSPDFDAAVATAAVQAFAGTEKPYVHTSGLWIWGAGEGLSEQSPLNPPALTAWRPGVEDIVLGAGLRGGIVAPAVVHGHGGGLPNVLLRGPRTADGALILIGDGSQHWGTVHVDDLADLYVLVLERGEVLGRVLGVTAGAPTVRAVAEATGDPVAPEPVEATRARLGEAFADALLLDQQFDNGYALSLGWSPRRSRVVDEVRAGDYAG is encoded by the coding sequence GTGAACATCTTCCTCACCGGTGGCACCGGTTACATCGGCTCGGCCCTGCTCCCCCGGCTCGTCGAGCGCGGGCACCAGGTGACCGCGGCGGTCCGCAGCGAGGCGTCGGCGGAGAAGGTCAGCGGCCTGGGGGCCACCCCGGTGACCGGTGACCTCACCGACGCGACCTGGGTGGCCGCGCAGCTCGCACGCGTCGACGGCGCCGTGCACACCGCGTCCCCGGGCGACGCCTCCAGCCCCGACTTCGACGCCGCCGTGGCCACGGCCGCCGTCCAGGCGTTCGCCGGCACCGAGAAGCCCTACGTGCACACCAGCGGGCTGTGGATCTGGGGTGCCGGGGAAGGGCTGAGCGAGCAGTCGCCGCTGAACCCGCCGGCGCTCACCGCGTGGCGGCCGGGCGTCGAGGACATCGTCCTGGGCGCCGGCCTGCGGGGCGGGATCGTGGCCCCGGCCGTCGTCCACGGCCACGGCGGCGGGCTGCCGAACGTCCTGCTGCGCGGACCGCGCACCGCCGACGGCGCCCTCATCCTGATCGGCGACGGCTCCCAGCACTGGGGCACCGTGCACGTCGACGACCTCGCCGACCTCTACGTCCTCGTGCTGGAGCGCGGCGAGGTGCTGGGCCGGGTGCTGGGCGTGACCGCCGGCGCCCCGACCGTCCGGGCGGTGGCCGAGGCCACCGGCGACCCGGTGGCGCCCGAGCCCGTCGAGGCCACCCGCGCCCGGCTGGGCGAGGCCTTCGCCGACGCCCTGCTGCTCGACCAGCAGTTCGACAACGGCTACGCGCTGTCGCTGGGCTGGTCGCCCCGCCGCTCCCGCGTGGTCGACGAGGTCCGCGCCGGCGACTACGCCGGCTGA
- a CDS encoding acyltransferase produces MSDAGPSPFDQHPFDYSPWWFWRRAGEQEQQEQLALQRELAARTDVVLGERVFLSTLAAVQTDHLELGPDSYVAAHAYLTGSVVAGRNCTVNAFTVVRGDVRLGDAVRIGAHTSILAFNHTMADPDTEVFRQPISTKGITIGDDVWVGSHVVVLDGVTVGDKAVLAAGAVVTKDVPAGAVVGGNPARLLRWRVPPAGAATAARSGDLGARVSAFAGRAREQVQDVLARSWRPELQDGLFVDRPGHPVTVRAQCDAIEIADLLLGRAPDQLPAAEQVRRLRVLQDPKTGLVPTFDPEGRPLAAAADLSDGDVCYHVLCVGYALDVLGSGFEHPVHRVAEMDAGELVEGLANQPWEGRAWGSGAWVDMLGTALRWNLPRGVTGPAGASEALFGWLTTRADPRTGMWGTVEGNGGLLQVVNGFYRASRGTFAQFGLPVPYPERVVDTVLEHARNPELFAPDRQNACNVLDVAHPLWLAGRQTDHRAAEVRALATRLLGDLLGHWTDGQGFGFQAPHPATSALPATVPGLQGTEMWLAIAWLLSDLVGVSELLGYRPRGIHRPEPALRLT; encoded by the coding sequence ATGAGCGACGCCGGCCCGTCCCCGTTCGACCAGCACCCCTTCGACTACTCGCCCTGGTGGTTCTGGCGCCGGGCCGGCGAGCAGGAGCAGCAGGAGCAGCTCGCGCTGCAGCGCGAGCTGGCCGCGCGGACCGACGTCGTGCTGGGGGAGCGGGTGTTCCTCAGCACCCTGGCCGCCGTGCAGACCGACCACCTCGAGCTCGGCCCCGACAGCTACGTCGCCGCCCACGCCTACCTCACCGGCAGCGTCGTGGCGGGCCGCAACTGCACCGTCAACGCCTTCACCGTGGTCCGCGGCGACGTCCGGCTGGGCGACGCCGTCCGGATCGGCGCGCACACCTCGATCCTCGCCTTCAACCACACGATGGCCGACCCCGACACCGAGGTCTTCCGCCAGCCCATCTCGACGAAGGGCATCACCATCGGCGACGACGTCTGGGTGGGCTCGCACGTCGTCGTCCTCGACGGCGTCACCGTCGGCGACAAGGCGGTGCTGGCCGCGGGGGCCGTCGTCACCAAGGACGTGCCGGCGGGCGCCGTCGTCGGCGGCAACCCCGCCCGGCTGCTCCGCTGGCGGGTCCCGCCGGCCGGGGCCGCGACGGCCGCCCGCTCCGGCGACCTCGGCGCGCGGGTCAGCGCCTTCGCCGGCCGCGCCCGCGAGCAGGTGCAGGACGTGCTGGCCCGCTCGTGGCGGCCCGAGCTGCAGGACGGCCTGTTCGTCGACCGGCCCGGCCACCCCGTCACCGTCCGGGCGCAGTGCGACGCGATCGAGATCGCCGACCTGCTGCTGGGCCGGGCGCCCGACCAGCTGCCGGCCGCCGAGCAGGTCCGCCGGCTGCGGGTGCTGCAGGACCCCAAGACCGGCCTGGTCCCGACCTTCGACCCCGAGGGCCGCCCGCTGGCCGCCGCGGCCGACCTGTCCGACGGCGACGTCTGCTACCACGTGCTCTGCGTCGGGTACGCCCTCGACGTGCTGGGCAGCGGCTTCGAGCACCCCGTGCACCGGGTGGCCGAGATGGACGCCGGCGAGCTGGTCGAGGGCCTGGCGAACCAGCCCTGGGAGGGCCGGGCCTGGGGCTCGGGCGCCTGGGTCGACATGCTCGGCACGGCCCTGCGCTGGAACCTGCCGCGCGGGGTCACCGGACCGGCCGGGGCGTCGGAGGCCCTGTTCGGCTGGCTGACCACCCGGGCCGACCCCCGGACCGGCATGTGGGGCACGGTCGAGGGCAACGGCGGCCTGCTGCAGGTCGTCAACGGCTTCTACCGCGCCTCCCGCGGCACCTTCGCCCAGTTCGGGCTGCCGGTGCCGTACCCGGAGCGCGTGGTCGACACGGTGCTGGAGCACGCGCGCAACCCCGAGCTGTTCGCCCCGGACCGGCAGAACGCCTGCAACGTGCTCGACGTCGCCCACCCGCTGTGGCTGGCGGGCCGGCAGACCGACCACCGCGCCGCCGAGGTGCGGGCGCTGGCCACCCGGCTGCTCGGCGACCTGCTGGGCCACTGGACCGACGGCCAGGGCTTCGGCTTCCAGGCCCCGCACCCCGCCACCTCGGCGCTGCCCGCGACGGTGCCCGGGCTGCAGGGCACGGAGATGTGGCTGGCCATCGCCTGGCTGCTGTCGGACCTCGTCGGGGTCTCGGAGCTGCTCGGCTACCGGCCCCGCGGCATCCACCGGCCGGAGCCGGCGCTGCGGTTGACCTGA